The Fulvivirga ligni genome window below encodes:
- a CDS encoding ABC transporter ATP-binding protein, which translates to MIKLNNVDKYVDSRFQRTFILKGVDLEVEQGEFVTIMGPSGAGKSSLMNIIGMLDEPSQGEYFFFDEPVHKMKERKKSEMHKHYIGFIFQAYHLIDELTVYENIETPLLYKGVKSAQRKSMVAEMLDRFQMVAKKDLFPEQLSGGQQQLVGVARAIIGQPKLLLADEPTGNLHSEQGDEIMSIFQKLNQEGMTIIQVTHSEKAASYGSRVVRLVDGAIVSDTKEKMHS; encoded by the coding sequence ATGATCAAACTAAACAATGTTGATAAGTACGTAGACTCCCGTTTTCAGCGGACCTTTATACTGAAAGGTGTAGACCTTGAAGTGGAGCAAGGGGAGTTCGTAACAATAATGGGGCCTAGTGGAGCCGGAAAATCCAGCTTAATGAATATTATAGGTATGCTGGATGAGCCTTCGCAAGGTGAATACTTCTTCTTTGATGAGCCTGTTCATAAAATGAAGGAAAGAAAGAAGTCTGAAATGCATAAGCATTACATCGGCTTTATCTTCCAGGCCTATCACCTGATAGACGAACTTACAGTTTATGAAAACATTGAAACACCACTATTATATAAAGGTGTGAAAAGTGCTCAGCGTAAGAGTATGGTGGCAGAAATGTTAGATCGTTTTCAGATGGTGGCTAAGAAAGACTTATTTCCAGAACAGCTATCAGGTGGTCAGCAGCAGCTGGTGGGTGTGGCGAGAGCCATTATCGGCCAACCGAAATTATTGCTTGCAGATGAACCTACAGGAAACCTCCATAGTGAGCAAGGTGATGAGATCATGAGCATTTTCCAAAAGCTCAACCAGGAGGGGATGACTATTATACAAGTAACACACTCCGAAAAAGCAGCATCTTATGGAAGTCGTGTAGTGAGGCTGGTGGATGGTGCTATAGTTTCTGATACCAAAGAAAAAATGCATTCTTAA
- the rpsA gene encoding 30S ribosomal protein S1, producing MANEEKNTAAEENVEAAKTEAKETAKAEKPKAQENVAPEDFDWEAFETKGFGEGYSKKKKEEMAAMYENTLTTIEEKELVEGTVVGVNARDVILNIGFKSDGLVSATEFRDMPNLKVGDVVEVFIEEQENANGQLVLSRRKAKIVQAWDKITKGYENDLVIEGFVKRRTKGGLIVDIFGVEAFLPGSQIDVKPIRDFDVFVDKAMEVKVVKINYTNDNVVVSHKVLIEKDLEEQKAEILNNLEKGQVLEGTIKNMTNFGVFIDLGGVDGLLHITDISWGRINHPEEVLNLDETVKVVVLDFDEDKKRISLGMKQLTSHPWDSLPETLDVGSKVKGKIVNVADYGAFLEIQPGVEGLIHVSEMSWSQHLRNPQDFINIGDELEAVVLTLDREDRKMSLGIKQLTEDPWTKQDVLTKYAVGTKHKGVVRNLTNFGLFIELEEGIDGLVHVSDLSWTKKIKHPSEFVKVGEELEVQVLELDVDNRRLALSHKHLEENPWDTFETVFTPGSVHKCTILGQNEKGATLELPYGIEGFCSSKNLQKEDGSKAENGETLEFKVLEFSKDDKRIVLSHRALYSKTEEAPKPAAAPKKKAKSGVAKVNNDTEKSTLGDLEALSALKDKMEGKTTEEAPAEEKAPAKEEAPKAEEAPEAEDASDDAADAEEKK from the coding sequence ATGGCAAACGAAGAAAAAAACACTGCAGCTGAAGAGAATGTAGAAGCTGCAAAAACAGAAGCCAAAGAAACAGCAAAAGCTGAAAAGCCAAAGGCTCAGGAAAATGTAGCTCCAGAAGATTTCGACTGGGAAGCATTTGAGACTAAAGGTTTCGGCGAAGGCTATTCTAAAAAGAAAAAAGAAGAGATGGCTGCAATGTATGAAAATACATTAACTACCATCGAAGAAAAAGAGCTTGTAGAAGGTACTGTAGTAGGAGTTAACGCACGTGACGTAATCCTTAACATCGGTTTCAAATCTGATGGTTTAGTATCAGCTACTGAATTCCGCGACATGCCTAACTTAAAAGTAGGTGATGTAGTTGAGGTTTTCATTGAAGAGCAAGAAAATGCTAACGGACAGTTAGTTCTTTCTAGAAGAAAGGCTAAGATTGTTCAGGCATGGGATAAAATTACTAAAGGTTATGAAAATGATCTAGTTATCGAAGGTTTTGTGAAACGCAGAACTAAAGGTGGTTTGATCGTAGACATATTTGGAGTAGAAGCTTTCTTGCCAGGATCACAAATTGATGTGAAGCCTATTAGAGATTTCGATGTATTTGTAGACAAAGCTATGGAAGTGAAAGTTGTGAAAATCAACTACACTAACGATAACGTAGTAGTATCTCACAAAGTACTTATCGAGAAAGATCTAGAAGAGCAAAAAGCTGAAATTCTTAACAACCTTGAAAAAGGTCAGGTACTTGAAGGTACTATTAAGAACATGACTAACTTCGGTGTATTCATCGATCTTGGTGGTGTTGATGGTCTTCTTCACATTACTGATATTTCTTGGGGTAGAATTAATCACCCTGAAGAAGTACTTAACCTTGATGAAACAGTTAAGGTAGTAGTTCTTGACTTTGACGAGGATAAGAAGAGAATTTCTTTGGGTATGAAGCAATTGACTTCTCATCCATGGGATTCGCTTCCTGAAACTCTTGATGTAGGTTCTAAAGTAAAAGGTAAGATTGTTAACGTGGCTGATTATGGTGCATTCCTTGAAATCCAGCCAGGTGTAGAAGGTCTTATCCACGTTTCTGAGATGTCTTGGTCTCAGCACTTAAGAAACCCACAAGACTTCATCAATATTGGAGATGAGTTAGAGGCAGTAGTTCTTACTCTTGATAGAGAAGACAGAAAAATGTCTCTAGGTATCAAACAATTAACTGAAGATCCTTGGACTAAGCAAGATGTATTAACTAAGTATGCTGTAGGTACTAAGCACAAAGGTGTGGTTAGAAACCTTACTAACTTCGGTTTATTCATCGAGCTAGAAGAAGGTATCGACGGTCTTGTACACGTATCTGATCTTTCTTGGACTAAGAAAATTAAGCACCCTTCTGAATTTGTAAAAGTAGGAGAGGAGCTTGAAGTGCAAGTTCTTGAATTAGACGTTGATAACAGAAGATTGGCACTTAGCCATAAGCACCTTGAAGAGAACCCATGGGATACTTTCGAAACAGTATTCACTCCTGGTTCTGTTCACAAGTGTACTATCCTTGGTCAAAACGAGAAGGGCGCTACATTAGAGCTTCCTTACGGTATTGAAGGATTCTGCTCTAGCAAGAACCTTCAAAAAGAGGATGGATCTAAAGCTGAAAATGGTGAAACTTTAGAATTTAAAGTATTAGAATTCTCTAAAGATGATAAGAGAATTGTATTGTCTCACAGAGCATTATACTCTAAAACTGAAGAAGCTCCTAAGCCAGCAGCAGCTCCTAAGAAGAAAGCTAAGAGTGGTGTAGCTAAGGTTAATAATGACACTGAAAAGTCTACATTAGGTGACCTTGAAGCTCTAAGTGCTTTGAAGGATAAAATGGAAGGTAAAACTACTGAAGAGGCTCCAGCTGAAGAGAAAGCTCCTGCAAAGGAAGAAGCTCCTAAGGCAGAAGAGGCTCCTGAAGCTGAAGACGCATCTGATGATGCAGCAGACGCTGAAGAGAAGAAATAA
- a CDS encoding outer membrane beta-barrel family protein yields the protein MRTILTSIALIMCISVFGQQRGGMAAGGQELKGKVTGTLVDATTGEALSFASVVLRNPESNKDINGTISEEDGTFKLSNVPLGKYDLLISFVGYETITREVTLTPKSPDANLETVKLTGTSTELEEVVVKGEKELIENKIDKIVYNADRDVANAGGDASQVLRRAPLLNVDLEGNVSMRGSQNVKILINGKPSSMFASNPGEALKAIPADNIKSVEVITTPSAKYEGDGTAGIINIITKKGEAQGFTGNVDLTVGTRLNRGSGSITAGKGRFGFNANLSGFKQWPQEGKSYYFTEDYVNDQIQEEIGTNTSNRRGYFGNIGAFYDFNAYHSISTSLRLRTFSFDSDNKVEGMYDSLDDISRYQRNTDNENAFGGYEWSVDYVFKFPEQKGHELSVSYKLDKNTQDQDYRIVQYDPSLSTINTFERNEKNLNDGDNNEHAFQVDYTNPISDKFTLEAGAKGILRTVTSDFSYETYQESTGTFITDQSRSDYFDYGQDVLASYLSGNFKFGTKYGLLAGLRYEYTKIEGDFRDTPENAFSNDYDNFLPSVTLSRKIGKMNSLKASYSRRIQRPSLRFINPYEQINNNKNVSSGNPELHPELTDQYEIGYSAFVKKVSVNASVFYKKTTDVIESYLTKEDDIYRTRYLNIGENNSIGVNLFTSLNLFEIWTLRGGLNVYTYNAKGVINGQSVSNNAILWDGNLNSNISLGESWIIDMFGFYRPRRQTLQGYNPSFSIFSMGIKKKIWGDRGSIGINVTQPFTKYQNFGSEIKGDTYYQTSSYDVPFRSFGFNLSYKFGKLDFKQRQRRSRIDNNDQKEGGDNQGGGF from the coding sequence ATGAGAACGATTTTAACAAGCATTGCACTAATCATGTGCATTTCAGTTTTTGGCCAGCAAAGAGGCGGAATGGCAGCTGGAGGGCAAGAACTAAAAGGCAAAGTAACAGGAACGCTGGTAGATGCTACCACCGGGGAGGCACTGTCCTTTGCTTCAGTAGTATTAAGAAACCCCGAATCCAATAAAGACATTAACGGTACTATTTCAGAAGAGGATGGTACTTTTAAGCTTAGTAATGTACCTCTAGGCAAATATGACCTGCTCATTTCATTTGTAGGTTATGAAACAATAACAAGAGAAGTTACGCTTACACCTAAAAGCCCGGATGCTAATCTGGAAACTGTAAAACTTACAGGTACTTCTACCGAACTTGAAGAAGTAGTGGTAAAAGGTGAAAAGGAATTAATCGAAAACAAGATAGACAAAATAGTCTACAACGCTGACCGTGATGTAGCCAATGCAGGTGGTGATGCATCTCAAGTACTGAGAAGAGCTCCTCTTCTTAATGTAGACTTAGAAGGTAATGTTTCAATGCGCGGTAGCCAAAATGTTAAAATCCTTATTAATGGTAAGCCATCAAGCATGTTTGCCAGCAACCCGGGCGAAGCATTAAAAGCGATTCCTGCTGATAATATTAAAAGTGTAGAGGTAATCACTACACCATCTGCCAAATATGAGGGAGATGGAACGGCTGGCATCATCAATATCATTACCAAAAAAGGTGAAGCTCAGGGCTTTACAGGTAATGTAGATTTAACGGTGGGTACCAGACTGAACCGTGGATCAGGAAGTATTACAGCCGGTAAAGGAAGATTTGGTTTTAACGCTAACCTCAGTGGATTTAAGCAATGGCCACAGGAAGGAAAGTCTTACTACTTCACAGAAGACTATGTAAATGATCAGATACAAGAGGAAATAGGAACTAACACTTCTAACAGAAGGGGCTATTTCGGTAACATCGGAGCATTCTATGACTTCAATGCTTATCACAGTATATCCACCTCTTTGAGACTGAGAACTTTCTCTTTTGATAGTGATAACAAGGTAGAAGGTATGTATGACAGCCTTGATGATATAAGCAGATACCAGCGTAATACTGACAATGAAAATGCATTTGGTGGTTATGAATGGTCAGTAGACTACGTATTCAAATTCCCTGAGCAGAAAGGCCATGAGCTATCAGTTTCTTACAAGCTAGATAAGAATACTCAGGATCAGGATTATAGAATAGTGCAGTATGATCCGTCACTCTCAACTATTAACACTTTTGAAAGAAATGAGAAAAACCTGAATGATGGCGACAATAATGAGCACGCCTTCCAGGTAGATTATACTAACCCAATCAGTGATAAGTTCACCTTAGAAGCTGGGGCTAAAGGCATCTTAAGAACTGTAACCAGTGATTTCAGCTATGAGACCTATCAGGAGAGCACAGGCACTTTTATAACAGACCAAAGCAGAAGTGATTATTTTGACTACGGTCAGGATGTTTTGGCTAGTTATTTATCTGGTAACTTCAAATTTGGAACTAAATACGGATTGTTAGCAGGCTTAAGATATGAGTACACAAAGATAGAAGGTGATTTCAGAGACACTCCGGAAAATGCTTTCAGCAATGATTATGACAACTTTCTACCAAGTGTTACATTAAGCAGAAAGATCGGAAAAATGAATAGCTTAAAAGCGAGCTACAGCAGAAGAATTCAAAGACCTAGCTTAAGATTCATTAACCCTTACGAGCAAATCAATAATAACAAAAACGTGAGCTCTGGTAATCCTGAATTGCATCCAGAACTTACTGACCAGTATGAAATTGGCTATAGTGCATTTGTAAAGAAGGTAAGTGTTAACGCCAGCGTGTTCTACAAAAAGACTACTGATGTAATAGAAAGCTATCTTACTAAAGAAGATGATATTTACAGAACAAGATATTTAAATATCGGAGAGAACAACTCTATTGGTGTAAACTTATTCACATCATTAAACTTATTTGAAATCTGGACTTTACGTGGCGGACTTAACGTGTATACCTATAACGCTAAAGGTGTGATTAATGGTCAATCTGTAAGCAATAATGCTATTCTTTGGGACGGTAACCTTAACTCTAACATTAGTCTTGGTGAAAGTTGGATCATTGATATGTTCGGCTTCTACAGACCAAGGAGACAGACATTACAGGGCTACAACCCATCATTCTCTATCTTTAGCATGGGTATCAAAAAGAAAATCTGGGGAGATAGAGGAAGCATAGGTATCAATGTTACTCAGCCATTCACTAAATACCAGAATTTCGGTAGTGAAATCAAAGGAGACACTTATTATCAGACCAGCTCTTATGATGTGCCGTTTAGATCATTCGGATTTAACTTAAGTTATAAATTCGGTAAGCTAGACTTCAAACAAAGACAGAGAAGAAGCCGTATCGATAACAACGATCAAAAAGAAGGTGGTGATAACCAGGGCGGAGGATTCTAA
- a CDS encoding TolC family protein has translation MKKIFVFILSLSGFAPLYAQNSGSDTTSLTFKEAVSLAVKNNVVLQKQENELEFSQAQKASGIASLGPSVELNGYMSRNDGNSFNQQEGRVINGKLDYMNASVDVQMALFNGFNRVNTMRQRNLLVDYQAYASKRSKQLAIQQVVAQYLQCLLDRELNYIDKNNLEAQQQKLEQITEQVKAGSIAEVDQYNQTYQVKNAELAVLRSKNTLVNDKAALALMIQKNPADPFVLVEPGWELDEVQNLDLNELYQKAIENRADLKSAEAFERASHLGYKAAQGFYYPSLYAFYSYGSAYNYVHASAAIPDPANRSFEQQFTKDNTQTVYGLSLNVPIFNGLRTRTNVSRAKIDKENAELDAENTKLQIKSDVLSAYQNLNDAVNAYLVSQTQLEAAEVSFELESERNRLGISDLVQYTQANQDYLTAKNDAAQAKYTLMFQNLLLEYAIGTLQFESIP, from the coding sequence ATGAAAAAGATATTCGTTTTTATACTAAGCCTTTCGGGGTTTGCGCCCCTTTATGCCCAAAATTCAGGCTCAGATACCACCTCTCTCACTTTTAAAGAGGCTGTAAGTCTTGCCGTGAAAAATAATGTGGTATTACAAAAACAGGAAAATGAGCTTGAGTTCAGTCAAGCACAAAAGGCTTCTGGAATTGCTTCTCTCGGCCCATCAGTGGAATTGAACGGCTACATGAGTCGTAACGATGGTAATTCTTTTAACCAGCAGGAAGGACGTGTAATCAATGGTAAACTTGATTATATGAATGCTAGCGTTGATGTTCAAATGGCTCTTTTCAATGGGTTTAACAGAGTGAATACCATGAGACAGAGGAATTTATTGGTTGACTATCAGGCCTATGCCTCCAAAAGATCTAAGCAGTTGGCCATTCAGCAGGTGGTAGCTCAGTATCTTCAATGTCTTTTAGATAGAGAACTCAATTACATCGACAAAAATAATCTTGAAGCCCAGCAGCAGAAGCTTGAGCAAATTACTGAGCAGGTGAAAGCAGGAAGTATAGCTGAGGTTGATCAGTATAATCAAACTTATCAGGTGAAGAATGCTGAGCTAGCGGTTTTACGTTCAAAAAACACTTTAGTAAATGATAAGGCGGCTCTTGCTTTGATGATTCAGAAGAACCCGGCAGATCCTTTCGTTTTGGTAGAGCCAGGATGGGAGCTGGATGAAGTTCAGAATTTGGATTTGAATGAATTATATCAAAAAGCTATTGAGAATAGAGCAGATCTTAAAAGTGCAGAAGCTTTTGAGAGAGCTTCTCATTTAGGTTACAAGGCCGCACAAGGATTCTATTATCCTTCTCTATATGCTTTTTACTCTTATGGTTCAGCTTATAACTATGTACATGCTTCAGCAGCTATACCTGATCCTGCCAATAGATCTTTCGAGCAGCAGTTTACAAAAGATAATACGCAAACTGTATACGGCCTAAGTCTTAATGTGCCTATTTTCAATGGCTTAAGAACTCGCACCAATGTGTCGCGGGCTAAAATAGACAAAGAAAATGCTGAATTGGATGCAGAGAATACCAAGCTCCAAATAAAGTCTGATGTGCTTAGCGCTTATCAAAACCTGAATGATGCTGTAAATGCATATTTGGTATCTCAAACCCAACTTGAAGCCGCTGAAGTATCATTCGAGTTAGAAAGCGAAAGAAACAGATTGGGAATATCAGATTTAGTGCAATATACGCAGGCCAATCAGGATTATTTAACCGCTAAGAATGATGCCGCACAGGCAAAATATACCTTAATGTTTCAAAACCTATTATTAGAGTATGCCATTGGTACGCTACAGTTTGAAAGCATACCTTAA